In Myxocyprinus asiaticus isolate MX2 ecotype Aquarium Trade chromosome 32, UBuf_Myxa_2, whole genome shotgun sequence, one genomic interval encodes:
- the LOC127423524 gene encoding annexin A11-like, with amino-acid sequence MSYPGYPPAGGSYPPGSGPYQQAPGGTYPPQPGAYPPQGGFYPPQPGAYPPGAGYPPQAGGYPPQAGGYPAAPGGGFPPQAGGYPAAQPGGYPSMPAAGGWGAQPGFGAPGGGMPQGYPGGPFPGQQPMPQQPMPGYPGAPAPNPSMPGYGGGVPPGPTQPAVPAAKMGYRGSMKDFPGADPLRDVEVLRKAMKGFGTDENAIIELLGSRTNKQRVPMVAAYKTTYGKDLVSDLKSELTGNFESLVLAMIKTPTQFDVSELKQAIAGAGTDEACLIEILASRNNAEIQEINKLYKAEYKKSLEDAISSDTSGHFRRLLISLSQGNRDERENVDISMAKQDAQKLHAAGENKVGTDESQFNAILCARSKPHLRQVFHEYQQMCGREIEKSICREMSGNVESGMVAVVKCIKNTPAYFAERLNKAMQGAGTKDRTLIRIMVSRSEVDMLDIRQEYLRLYGKSLYTAISGDTSGDYKKLLLKLCGGSD; translated from the exons ATGAGTTATCCCGGATACCCCCCTGCAGGCGGAAGCTACCCACCCGGATCAGGACCATATCAGCAAGCCCCGGGGGGTACATACCCGCCCCAACCGGGTGCCTATCCGCCCCAGGGAGGGTTTTATCCACCTCAACCAGGGGCGTATCCCCCCGGAGCAGGTTACCCACCCCAGGCCGGGGGATATCCTCCTCAGGCTGGCGGTTACCcggctgccccgggaggagggtTCCCACCGCAGGCAGGGGGTTACCCTGCCGCCCAGCCCGGAGGGTACCCGTCCATGCCCGCTGCAG GTGGGTGGGGTGCCCAGCCTGGCTTTGGAGCT ccTGGAGGTGGGATGCCTCAGGGGTACCCTGGAGGTCCTTTCCCAGGACAACAGCCCATGCCACAACAGCCCATGCCAGGATACCCAGGTGCTCCGGCTCCAAACCCGTCAATGCCCGGGTACGGAGGGGGTGTTCCGCCTGGACCAACACAACCAGCTGTTCCTGCAGCTAAA ATGGGTTACCGTGGTTCCATGAAGGACTTTCCTGGTGCTGATCCTCTCAGAGATGTTGAAGTCTTGAGGAAAGCAATGAAGGGCTTTG GAACTGATGAAAATGCCATTATCGAGCTTCTCGGCAGTCGCACCAACAAGCAGCGTGTGCCGATGGTCGCGGCTTACAAAACCACATATGGCAAG GATCTGGTTAGTGATCTAAAATCAGAGCTGACCGGGAACTTTGAAAGTTTGGTTTTGGCAATGATAAAGACTCCTACTCAGTTTGATGTCTCTGAACTGAAGCAGGCCATAGCA GGTGCTGGAACAGACGAGGCCTGTCTCATAGAGATTCTGGCATCTCGTAATAATGCTGAAATCCaggaaataaataaactgtataaGGCAG AGTACAAGAAATCTCTGGAGGACGCCATCAGCAGTGACACATCTGGACATTTCCGTCGTCTGCTCATCTCCCTGTCTCAG GGTAATCgagatgagagagagaatgtggACATTTCTATGGCCAAACAGGATGCCCAG AAGCTGCATGCTGCAGGAGAGAATAAAGTTGGCACGGATGAGTCCCAGTTTAATGCCATTCTGTGCGCTCGCAGTAAACCTCATCTCagacaag tcTTCCATGAGTACCAGCAGATGTGTGGCCGAGAAATTGAGAAGAGCATCTGTAGAGAGATGTCTGGAAACGTGGAGTCTGGCATGGTGGCAGTGG TGAAGTGTATCAAAAACACTCCTGCCTACTTTGCCGAACGACTTAACAAGGCCATGCAG GGTGCAGGCACTAAAGACCGGACTCTCATCCGCATCATGGTGTCTCGTTCTGAGGTGGACATGCTGGATATCAGACAGGAATATCTGCGGCTGTACGGAAAATCTCTGTACACCGCCATCTCT GGTGACACGTCTGGTGATTATAAGAAGCTTCTCCTGAAGTTGTGTGGCGGAAGTGACTGA